From the bacterium genome, one window contains:
- a CDS encoding 8-oxo-dGTP diphosphatase, whose amino-acid sequence MTQVVEATLCYLEREGRLLMIKRDKRPDDLHFGKHNGLGGKLEAGEAPLDCARREIAEECGLIAGRLRFAGHITFPRFDGSRDWSVFLFHGTELAGEQGPDPPEGHLVWVPRPELLDLDLWEGDRHFLPWLLAGRRFLARFDYEEGRYLGHEVCFLEEGPA is encoded by the coding sequence ATGACGCAGGTGGTGGAGGCCACGCTCTGCTACTTGGAGCGTGAGGGGCGCCTGCTCATGATCAAGCGCGACAAGCGGCCCGACGACCTCCACTTCGGCAAGCACAACGGCCTGGGCGGCAAGCTGGAGGCGGGCGAGGCGCCGCTCGACTGCGCCCGCCGCGAGATCGCCGAGGAGTGCGGCCTCATCGCGGGCCGCCTGCGTTTCGCCGGGCATATCACCTTTCCCCGTTTCGACGGCAGCCGCGACTGGTCGGTCTTCCTTTTCCACGGCACGGAGCTGGCCGGGGAGCAGGGTCCCGACCCGCCCGAGGGCCACCTCGTCTGGGTGCCCCGCCCCGAGCTGCTGGACTTGGACTTGTGGGAGGGGGACCGCCACTTCCTGCCCTGGCTGCTGGCGGGACGACGTTTCCTGGCGCGCTTCGATTACGAGGAAGGCCGCTATCTGGGCCACGAGGTCTGCTTCCTGGAGGAAGGGCCCGCCTGA